A single genomic interval of Lewinellaceae bacterium harbors:
- the infB gene encoding translation initiation factor IF-2, producing MSKRLLVKVAKELNVGTSTIIEHLQNNGFEVENKPTANISDEMYDELMKEFKSSVVIKEQAEKLVIGHHTRPEQHEKEPERTSHAMPSMKTAEPAVPKTPGMKPPVEQPVVEKAKVDDNMIPKLKVLGKIDLDKPKPKAKEVEKQEPQEEPVQEPQATVEEPPAPVKAPEPEPEATDDIIRHEAPQLKGLKILGKIDTNKFNKPKKKKEKEKEKPKAKEETPARKSPDAVPGPAPVASSDDTRKKRKRKRKTVSTMEVEDDSRGGARGGTGGKGKKEDFKKASTREIDDKVRSTMAKMSGGGKSKRQKIRRESRERKGERQEMMEMEGISGKLQVTEFISVSELANIMNVAVTDVIMTCMNLGVIVSINQRLDAELIELIADEFGHEVEFISLEEQETEEEEEQDAPEDLEPRAPIVTVMGHVDHGKTSLLDYIRSANVVSGEAGGITQHIGAYEVVVNEKKITFLDTPGHEAFTAMRARGAKVTDIAVIIVAADDNVMPQTKEAISHAQAAGVPIIFAINKIDKPGANPDKIKQELASMNLLIEEWGGKYQSQDISAKTGENIDLLLEKILLEAELQDLKANPNRMALGTVLEASLDKGRGYVTKCLVQNGSLHIGDIFLAGEFSGRVKAMFNERGKRVKDAGPSTPVLVLGLSGAPQAGEKFKVMAEEQEARSLASKRSQIIREQTERASKRISLDEIGRRLALGTFKELNLIVKGDVDGSVEALSDSLIKLSIETVQVNVIHKAVGQIIESDVLLASASDAIIIGFQVRPSLGARKLAEKEGVQIKTYSIIYEAIEEVKLAIEGLLEPTEEEKILGQLEVRDIFKISKVGTIAGCFVQEGKVNRNNHIRIIRDGIVIYPTRENVMGEISSLKRFKEDVKEVKSGMECGVTVKNFNDIKVGDIIEVYEIERVKQTYE from the coding sequence ATGTCGAAAAGATTATTAGTTAAAGTAGCCAAGGAACTGAACGTTGGGACTTCTACCATCATCGAACACCTGCAAAATAATGGGTTCGAGGTGGAGAACAAGCCTACCGCAAACATCTCAGACGAGATGTATGATGAACTCATGAAGGAGTTCAAGTCTTCTGTGGTGATCAAAGAACAAGCGGAAAAGCTGGTGATTGGTCATCATACCCGTCCGGAGCAGCACGAAAAAGAGCCCGAGCGGACCAGCCATGCTATGCCTTCCATGAAAACAGCGGAACCGGCAGTACCGAAGACTCCGGGCATGAAGCCGCCGGTAGAACAACCTGTTGTCGAAAAGGCTAAAGTGGACGACAACATGATCCCCAAGCTTAAAGTCCTGGGCAAAATCGACCTGGATAAACCCAAGCCAAAAGCCAAGGAGGTCGAAAAACAAGAACCACAGGAAGAACCTGTTCAGGAACCTCAGGCTACCGTGGAGGAACCACCTGCTCCGGTAAAGGCACCTGAACCCGAACCCGAAGCCACCGACGATATCATTCGTCACGAGGCTCCTCAACTCAAGGGTCTGAAGATTTTGGGTAAAATTGATACCAATAAGTTCAATAAACCCAAGAAGAAAAAAGAAAAAGAAAAAGAAAAACCGAAAGCCAAGGAGGAAACTCCTGCCAGGAAAAGCCCCGACGCCGTTCCTGGTCCCGCACCGGTTGCCTCCTCCGATGATACCCGCAAGAAGCGGAAACGCAAGCGTAAGACGGTGTCTACCATGGAAGTAGAAGACGATTCACGTGGAGGAGCAAGAGGAGGAACAGGAGGAAAAGGCAAAAAAGAAGATTTCAAGAAAGCTTCCACCCGTGAAATCGACGATAAAGTCCGCTCGACCATGGCAAAAATGTCAGGCGGAGGAAAAAGCAAGCGTCAGAAGATCCGGCGGGAAAGCCGCGAACGTAAAGGCGAACGCCAGGAAATGATGGAAATGGAGGGCATCAGCGGCAAACTGCAGGTGACCGAGTTTATCTCCGTCTCCGAGCTGGCCAACATTATGAATGTGGCCGTCACCGACGTGATCATGACGTGTATGAACCTGGGTGTTATCGTATCCATCAACCAGCGCCTGGACGCCGAGCTCATTGAGCTTATCGCCGATGAGTTTGGCCATGAAGTGGAATTCATCAGCCTGGAAGAACAGGAGACAGAGGAGGAAGAAGAGCAGGATGCTCCGGAGGATCTGGAGCCACGCGCTCCGATCGTTACCGTCATGGGTCACGTAGACCACGGTAAGACGTCATTACTTGACTACATCCGGTCCGCTAACGTCGTTTCCGGCGAAGCAGGAGGGATCACCCAGCACATTGGTGCCTACGAGGTGGTGGTCAATGAAAAAAAGATCACCTTCCTGGATACACCTGGTCACGAAGCCTTTACCGCCATGCGTGCCAGGGGTGCCAAGGTGACAGACATTGCCGTCATCATTGTGGCTGCAGACGATAATGTGATGCCGCAGACCAAAGAAGCCATTTCCCACGCTCAGGCAGCCGGCGTACCCATCATCTTTGCAATCAACAAAATTGATAAACCGGGAGCCAACCCGGATAAGATCAAGCAGGAGCTGGCATCTATGAACCTGCTCATCGAAGAATGGGGCGGTAAATACCAGTCTCAGGACATTTCGGCCAAAACCGGTGAGAATATAGACCTGTTGCTGGAAAAGATATTGCTGGAAGCAGAACTGCAAGACTTGAAAGCGAATCCAAACCGGATGGCACTGGGTACCGTCCTGGAAGCTTCCCTCGACAAAGGCCGTGGTTATGTCACCAAATGCCTGGTACAGAACGGTTCCCTGCACATTGGCGATATCTTCCTTGCCGGAGAGTTCTCCGGTCGGGTCAAGGCGATGTTTAATGAACGCGGCAAACGGGTGAAAGATGCAGGACCATCCACGCCGGTTCTTGTCCTGGGTCTGAGTGGCGCTCCTCAGGCTGGTGAGAAGTTCAAAGTGATGGCTGAAGAGCAGGAAGCTCGCTCACTGGCCTCCAAACGCTCCCAAATCATCCGCGAACAAACGGAAAGAGCCAGCAAGCGGATCAGTCTTGATGAGATCGGTCGCCGCCTGGCACTCGGAACCTTCAAAGAGCTGAACCTGATCGTAAAAGGGGACGTGGATGGCTCGGTGGAAGCGCTTTCCGATTCGTTGATCAAACTTTCAATTGAGACCGTCCAGGTCAATGTCATCCATAAAGCCGTCGGTCAGATCATCGAATCCGACGTTCTCCTGGCTTCCGCTTCGGATGCCATCATCATCGGATTCCAGGTACGGCCTTCGCTTGGCGCTCGTAAGCTGGCTGAAAAAGAAGGGGTCCAAATCAAGACCTATTCCATCATTTACGAAGCCATCGAAGAGGTTAAACTTGCTATTGAAGGTTTGCTCGAGCCCACCGAAGAAGAAAAGATCCTCGGTCAGCTGGAAGTACGCGACATATTCAAGATCAGCAAGGTGGGTACCATCGCCGGATGTTTTGTTCAGGAAGGCAAAGTCAACCGGAACAATCATATCCGGATTATCCGCGACGGTATCGTCATCTATCCCACCCGTGAAAATGTGATGGGCGAAATCAGCTCGCTGAAACGGTTCAAGGAAGATGTCAAGGAAGTCAAATCCGGCATGGAGTGCGGTGTCACCGTCAAAAACTTCAACGACATCAAAGTGGGTGATATCATCGAGGTTTACGAAATCGAAAGAGTCAAGCAGACCTACGAATAA
- the nusA gene encoding transcription termination/antitermination protein NusA, translating to MKLVESFADFKAGKNIDRPTMVRVLEDVFRTLIKKKYGSDDNFDVIVNTQKGDLELWRVREIVPDGEVTDERTQISVSEAKSIDSDYEVGDECYEQLELEDFGRRAVMAARQTLISRIQELEKDEVYKRYVDRVGDIVIGEVHQILKKEILIIDDATSNELVLPKTEMIKGDYFRKGDMVRGVINRVEMRNNNPAIIISRTDNTFLEKLLEQEVPEIEDGLITVRRIVRIPGERAKVAVESYDDRIDPVGACVGMKGSRIHGIVRELKNENIDIVNFTTNVSLFIQRALTPAKVSNIELDTVKERAAVYLKPDQVSLAIGKGGTNIKLASRLTGFEIDVYREQAEYEMDDVDLDEFADEIEEWIIDDLKRIGCDTARSVLSLSKEELLRRTDLEEETVSEVLRILASEFEDEA from the coding sequence ATGAAACTGGTAGAATCTTTTGCAGATTTTAAAGCGGGAAAAAACATTGACCGTCCTACGATGGTGCGGGTACTCGAAGATGTATTTCGTACCCTGATCAAGAAGAAATATGGTTCGGATGATAACTTCGACGTCATCGTCAACACCCAGAAAGGTGACCTTGAATTATGGCGTGTGCGGGAGATCGTACCGGACGGTGAAGTCACAGACGAGCGCACCCAGATCTCCGTTTCCGAAGCCAAATCCATTGATTCCGACTACGAAGTGGGTGATGAATGTTATGAGCAGCTGGAATTGGAGGATTTCGGCCGCAGAGCAGTTATGGCTGCCCGGCAAACCCTGATTTCACGCATCCAGGAACTGGAGAAAGACGAAGTGTACAAGCGCTACGTCGACCGTGTCGGTGATATCGTGATCGGAGAGGTTCATCAGATTCTGAAAAAAGAGATCCTGATCATCGATGATGCCACCAGCAACGAACTGGTATTGCCGAAGACAGAAATGATCAAAGGCGATTACTTCCGTAAAGGAGATATGGTGCGGGGTGTGATCAACCGTGTGGAGATGCGTAATAACAATCCCGCCATTATCATATCCCGGACCGACAACACTTTCCTGGAAAAACTGCTTGAACAGGAAGTTCCGGAAATCGAAGACGGTTTGATCACCGTCCGCCGTATCGTCCGTATTCCCGGTGAACGTGCCAAAGTAGCTGTCGAATCATACGACGACCGTATCGACCCGGTGGGCGCCTGTGTAGGTATGAAAGGATCCCGGATCCATGGCATTGTAAGGGAATTAAAGAACGAAAACATCGATATCGTCAACTTTACCACCAATGTGTCCCTCTTTATCCAGCGTGCACTCACGCCGGCCAAAGTCTCGAACATTGAGTTGGATACAGTTAAAGAGCGGGCTGCAGTATATCTGAAACCCGACCAGGTTTCCCTGGCCATCGGTAAAGGAGGTACCAACATCAAACTTGCAAGCCGCCTGACCGGGTTTGAAATTGATGTTTATCGTGAACAGGCTGAATATGAAATGGACGACGTCGATCTCGATGAATTCGCAGATGAAATCGAAGAGTGGATCATCGATGACCTGAAGCGGATCGGTTGTGATACCGCACGCAGCGTCCTCAGCCTGAGTAAAGAAGAATTATTACGCCGTACTGACCTCGAAGAGGAAACGGTAAGTGAAGTATTGCGCATCCTGGCCTCTGAGTTCGAGGACGAAGCGTAA
- a CDS encoding ribosome maturation factor: MIDQHVEEIVRQLFSTEEQFSDCFLLDVIWKKPKKIQVFFDADGGVDFDKCQKLSRRIEAELDASGTAGEDYTLEVSSGGVDRPLQFLRQYPKHIGRNLAITTGEEQLNGELVGVEEDGIILAVKEKDAADPKKKKTIINHRTVPFASIRKALVQIAFK; the protein is encoded by the coding sequence ATGATCGATCAGCACGTAGAAGAAATAGTGCGTCAGCTTTTCTCAACCGAAGAGCAATTTTCCGATTGTTTTCTGCTTGACGTCATCTGGAAGAAACCAAAAAAGATCCAGGTTTTTTTCGATGCGGATGGCGGGGTTGACTTTGACAAGTGCCAGAAATTAAGCCGCAGGATAGAGGCTGAGCTTGATGCTTCCGGCACAGCAGGTGAAGACTACACGCTAGAGGTTTCATCCGGTGGGGTGGACCGGCCGCTGCAGTTCTTGCGTCAGTATCCCAAACACATCGGCAGAAATCTTGCCATAACCACCGGAGAGGAACAACTCAACGGTGAACTGGTTGGTGTAGAGGAAGATGGAATTATCCTGGCCGTTAAAGAAAAGGACGCTGCTGATCCGAAAAAGAAAAAAACTATTATCAACCATCGAACAGTGCCTTTCGCTTCTATCCGAAAAGCATTGGTTCAAATAGCATTTAAATGA
- the rpoN gene encoding RNA polymerase factor sigma-54: MIKQKLSQKMLQKLSPQQIQVMKLLQIPTATLEQRIKEELEANPALDEGENRDELFDLNDEISEDSLRESNNEEYESGEQESESSDLLDTDFESSSDFELDDYISDYIDEDPISYQSRYNDGEEERTLPIAFENSFHDFLDTQLGMLNLQDSRKIRIAKQIIGSIDDDGYLRREPLAIIDDLLFSENIDTSEEEVDSLLAKIQLFDPPGVGARDLQECLLIQINTYKKKNPDSRLSTETIDRARCIVTKYFNEFSKKHFDKLKKYVNLTEPELKETMDFILKLNPKPASGYVPQHGSSSGGNYIIPDFIIFNRDGELELQLNSKNAPELRINEQYKNILHGYKERTGKKRISHKDKEAIQFIKQKIDSAKWFIDAIKQRQHTMYQTMYTIMQYQYDYFLSGDESKLKPMILKDIADITGLDISTVSRVANSKFVQTEFGTKRLKDFFSESMTTQDGDEVSTLEVKNILSEIITAENKRKPHSDEKLRDLLEKKGYNIARRTVAKYREQLNIPVARLRKQL, from the coding sequence ATGATTAAACAAAAACTAAGTCAGAAGATGCTGCAAAAGCTGTCACCGCAGCAAATACAGGTGATGAAGCTATTGCAAATTCCCACGGCTACGTTGGAACAGCGGATCAAAGAAGAGTTGGAAGCCAATCCGGCATTGGATGAAGGCGAAAACCGGGATGAGTTATTTGATCTTAATGATGAAATCAGCGAAGACTCCCTCCGCGAATCCAACAATGAAGAATACGAATCCGGAGAGCAGGAGAGTGAAAGCTCGGATCTGTTGGATACCGATTTTGAATCGTCATCCGACTTTGAACTTGATGACTACATCTCCGATTACATTGACGAAGACCCGATCAGCTATCAAAGCCGTTATAATGACGGTGAAGAAGAACGCACCCTGCCCATCGCCTTCGAGAACTCATTCCACGACTTCCTGGATACCCAGCTGGGCATGCTGAACCTGCAGGATAGCCGTAAGATCCGTATCGCCAAACAAATCATCGGCAGCATTGATGACGATGGATACCTGCGCAGGGAACCGCTCGCGATCATCGATGACCTGTTGTTTTCCGAGAACATCGACACCTCTGAAGAAGAGGTTGACAGCCTGCTCGCAAAAATTCAGCTTTTTGATCCACCGGGAGTTGGTGCCCGGGACCTGCAGGAATGCCTGCTTATTCAGATCAATACCTACAAGAAAAAGAACCCGGACAGCCGATTAAGCACCGAAACCATTGACCGTGCCCGCTGTATCGTAACCAAGTATTTCAACGAATTCTCCAAGAAACACTTCGATAAACTCAAGAAATACGTCAATCTCACCGAACCGGAGCTCAAGGAAACCATGGACTTTATCCTGAAGCTCAACCCGAAGCCAGCCAGTGGTTATGTTCCCCAGCACGGTTCTTCTTCCGGAGGGAACTACATCATCCCTGATTTTATCATCTTCAACCGGGATGGCGAACTGGAATTGCAGCTCAACTCTAAAAATGCGCCGGAATTACGCATCAATGAGCAGTATAAAAACATCCTCCATGGCTATAAGGAACGGACCGGTAAGAAACGGATCTCCCATAAGGATAAGGAGGCTATCCAATTTATCAAGCAAAAGATCGACTCGGCCAAATGGTTTATCGATGCCATCAAACAGCGTCAGCATACCATGTACCAGACGATGTACACCATCATGCAATACCAGTATGATTATTTCCTGTCCGGAGATGAGAGTAAGCTGAAGCCAATGATCCTCAAGGATATCGCCGATATCACCGGCCTGGATATTTCGACCGTTTCCCGCGTGGCAAACAGCAAATTTGTTCAGACCGAATTCGGTACCAAACGGCTCAAGGATTTCTTTTCCGAATCCATGACCACCCAGGACGGCGATGAAGTCTCCACCCTGGAAGTAAAAAATATTTTATCCGAAATCATTACCGCCGAAAATAAACGCAAACCGCATTCCGATGAAAAATTGCGTGACTTGCTGGAAAAGAAGGGCTATAACATCGCGCGCAGAACCGTAGCCAAGTACCGGGAACAATTAAATATTCCCGTGGCACGATTGCGTAAACAGTTGTGA
- a CDS encoding MBL fold metallo-hydrolase, which translates to MTARPTYNDQLPFIREGWQGNALDEKGRYRNSGSFKEWGWDAVWRWQTGPKPFKAQKKADKWRPEQVQMHDSTSWPENGIAWLGHATFLIRLDGLTLITDPVLGNVSLMKRMTPLPVRIQDLQDIDVLLMSHNHRDHCDLPSLRRLASQNPDLVSYTGLEMTSLLRSGGLKTNAITTAGWYQSYPAIGDVRIHYLPSKHWTRRYLRDTNTMLWGSFIIQTPQLTIYFGGDSGYDQHFKEIGSMFPSIDLALLGVGAYEPRWFMKDSHTAPEEAAQAADDLGARWWIPMHFGTFDLADEPISQPLELLRKRDVILNNGSIPITQNDAGRNEDMPIASRWVLPAIGRWMQLDHGEPIGI; encoded by the coding sequence ATGACGGCAAGACCAACGTACAACGACCAATTACCTTTTATCAGAGAGGGGTGGCAGGGAAATGCTCTGGATGAGAAGGGACGCTATCGGAATTCAGGATCCTTCAAAGAATGGGGTTGGGATGCGGTCTGGAGATGGCAAACCGGTCCAAAGCCTTTTAAAGCACAGAAAAAGGCCGATAAATGGCGGCCTGAGCAGGTGCAGATGCACGACAGCACTTCCTGGCCGGAAAATGGGATCGCCTGGTTAGGACATGCCACCTTTCTGATCCGCCTCGATGGTTTGACGCTGATCACCGATCCGGTACTAGGGAATGTCTCCCTGATGAAAAGGATGACCCCACTACCGGTCAGGATACAGGATTTGCAGGACATCGACGTTTTGCTGATGTCCCACAATCACCGGGACCACTGTGACCTGCCCAGCCTCCGGCGTCTTGCCAGCCAGAATCCGGACCTGGTGAGTTATACGGGATTGGAAATGACTTCCTTGCTCCGGTCAGGAGGATTAAAGACCAATGCGATCACCACCGCAGGATGGTATCAGTCGTACCCGGCCATAGGAGATGTCCGGATTCATTATCTGCCCTCGAAGCATTGGACGCGCCGCTACTTAAGGGATACCAATACCATGCTCTGGGGCAGTTTCATTATTCAGACGCCGCAGTTGACCATCTATTTTGGCGGTGATAGCGGATACGATCAGCATTTTAAAGAGATCGGATCTATGTTCCCCTCAATCGACCTGGCTTTGCTGGGGGTTGGAGCTTATGAGCCTCGCTGGTTTATGAAGGATAGCCATACGGCTCCTGAAGAAGCTGCCCAGGCTGCCGATGACTTAGGGGCCAGATGGTGGATTCCGATGCATTTTGGCACTTTTGACCTCGCAGATGAGCCCATCAGCCAGCCGTTGGAATTATTGCGGAAGAGGGATGTCATCTTAAATAACGGGTCAATTCCAATTACTCAAAATGATGCTGGCCGGAATGAAGACATGCCCATTGCTTCCCGGTGGGTTTTGCCGGCAATCGGTCGTTGGATGCAGCTTGATCACGGTGAGCCCATCGGAATATGA